Proteins from a single region of Sphingopyxis sp. BSN-002:
- a CDS encoding endonuclease/exonuclease/phosphatase family protein codes for MLKAELDRRVLLAAMAGLPLAACAHRIGAAGAGELGVATFNIWHDAGGQWPKRLPLLVTALRGADADVIALEEVLEDAGKGLPNQAIAIARELGYPEVHFVAPDPEGAPKRFGNAILTRLPVIEVARRKLEPLSDYRTAIRVRVKTGRGPVDVVAAHLAWQPEAAAVRAEQIADLLGWLPTDGTPLVVMGDFNAPLDDPGLAAMGPPRFTSALAPGAVPTTLNPARGHAPRVIDHIFADSAHFAIAVAKVIGSEPVDGEYPSDHFGVAARLIRR; via the coding sequence ATGCTCAAAGCGGAACTTGACCGGCGCGTGCTGCTCGCCGCCATGGCGGGGCTTCCGCTAGCAGCCTGCGCGCATCGTATCGGGGCCGCCGGTGCCGGCGAACTTGGGGTTGCGACGTTCAACATCTGGCACGACGCGGGCGGACAGTGGCCGAAGCGCCTGCCGCTGCTGGTCACGGCGCTCCGCGGCGCCGACGCCGACGTCATCGCGCTGGAAGAGGTGCTGGAGGACGCAGGCAAAGGCCTGCCCAATCAGGCGATCGCGATCGCGCGCGAGCTCGGCTATCCGGAGGTTCATTTCGTCGCGCCCGATCCCGAGGGGGCGCCGAAACGCTTCGGCAATGCGATCCTGACGCGACTGCCGGTGATCGAGGTCGCGCGGCGCAAGCTCGAACCGCTCTCCGACTATCGCACCGCGATCCGCGTGCGCGTCAAAACCGGCCGCGGCCCGGTCGACGTCGTCGCGGCGCATCTCGCGTGGCAGCCCGAGGCGGCGGCGGTGCGCGCCGAGCAGATCGCCGACCTGCTCGGCTGGCTGCCGACCGATGGTACGCCGCTCGTCGTGATGGGCGATTTCAACGCGCCGCTCGATGATCCGGGGCTCGCCGCGATGGGACCGCCGCGCTTCACCTCGGCGCTCGCGCCCGGCGCCGTGCCTACGACGCTCAACCCCGCGCGCGGCCACGCCCCGCGCGTGATCGACCATATTTTCGCGGATTCAGCCCATTTCGCTATCGCCGTTGCAAAGGTCATCGGCAGCGAGCCGGTCGACGGCGAATATCCGTCCGACCATTTCGGGGTCGCGGCGCGCCTGATACGGCGCTGA